The genomic window CGTATCTTTTATAAAGGAGTGAATGCCGATGTTACAACAGTATAGAAAAATCATGGTAGCGGTCGACGGCTCTGCCGAAGCCGAATTAGCGTTTAAAAAAGCAGTAAACGTTGCTTTAAGAAATAACAGTGAGCTTTTATTAGCTCATGTCATTGACACACGATCTTTTCAAACCGTTTCATCCTTTGATGGCATGTTAGCGGAACAAGCAACTGAAATGGCAAAGCAAACACTAGCCGATTATGAAATGAAAGCAAAAAAAGCTGGCTTACCTCAAGTAACAACTGTGATTGAATACGGATCGCCGAAACATATCATCGCTAAAGAAATCCCTGAAGAAAAAGAAGTAGATTTGATTCTTTTAGGTGCAACTGGACTTAATG from Enterococcus sp. DIV1094 includes these protein-coding regions:
- a CDS encoding universal stress protein, which produces MLQQYRKIMVAVDGSAEAELAFKKAVNVALRNNSELLLAHVIDTRSFQTVSSFDGMLAEQATEMAKQTLADYEMKAKKAGLPQVTTVIEYGSPKHIIAKEIPEEKEVDLILLGATGLNAVERLFIGSVSEYVIRNATCDVLVVRTNLENQLPKKEDK